In Sphingopyxis sp. 113P3, one DNA window encodes the following:
- a CDS encoding queuosine precursor transporter produces the protein MESSSPRTLAPSLLLFAILYGGMVPLGGFLGAKQVALGPLAVEAGIFPFLTLIAISSGIAELHGRVVADRLVRLGFIPLILAILLALFVLRLPTDPGMYEPAKEAFPIIVGQGWRMMAAGILAYGVSVSLNVWLFSRMTANNGRLLPLRGFIAAALSQIVDTLIFITVSFYGVRPIGELMLGQMVAKVVLSAVMVPLLVMAVVAIGRRLDGASTPAGEARA, from the coding sequence ATGGAAAGCTCGTCCCCGCGCACGCTCGCGCCCTCGCTGTTGCTCTTTGCGATCCTCTATGGCGGCATGGTCCCGCTCGGCGGCTTTCTGGGCGCCAAGCAGGTCGCACTCGGACCGCTGGCGGTCGAGGCGGGTATCTTTCCCTTTCTGACGTTGATCGCGATTTCGAGTGGCATCGCCGAACTCCATGGGCGTGTCGTCGCAGACCGGTTGGTGCGGCTTGGCTTCATCCCGCTGATTCTCGCAATCCTTCTCGCGCTGTTCGTCCTGAGGCTGCCGACCGATCCCGGAATGTACGAGCCTGCCAAGGAGGCGTTCCCGATCATCGTCGGACAGGGCTGGCGCATGATGGCCGCGGGGATCCTCGCCTATGGTGTGTCGGTCAGCCTCAACGTCTGGCTCTTCTCGCGCATGACCGCGAACAACGGCCGCCTGCTGCCATTGCGCGGTTTCATCGCGGCGGCGCTCAGCCAGATCGTCGACACGCTGATTTTCATCACGGTCAGCTTCTATGGCGTTCGCCCGATCGGCGAGTTGATGCTGGGACAGATGGTTGCCAAGGTCGTGCTCTCGGCGGTGATGGTGCCGCTGCTTGTCATGGCGGTGGTTGCGATTGGACGGCGGCTCGACGGGGCGAGCACGCCCGCAGGGGAGGCCCGGGCATGA
- a CDS encoding NupC/NupG family nucleoside CNT transporter, with translation MERLIGLLGIAALLAIAIAFSSNRRWIRLRVVIPAFLLQAGFALLVIGTPWGRAVVQAMSNGVSNLLGYAKAGTDFIFGPLASPEMGANSFAIAALPVIIFFASLISILYYLGIMQLVIKWVGGAIQKVTGITKVESLGAAANIFVGQSESPLVIRPYLASLTPSQLFTVMTVGMAGVAGTILGAYASMIGEQLLPYLLAASFMSAPGGILMAKIMMPDDPKDLGIEPVILPEASHDEETPANIIMAAAQGAQAGVKLAVAVGAMVLAFVALVALANGLLGGIGGWFGYPDLSFQAIIGAIFRPVMWLMGVPWDESAVVGGLFGTKVVLNEFVAFIDLGKVQGDLSAISVAIATFALCGFANFSSIAIQMAVTGGLAPNQRPMIARLGLKALLAGSLSNLMSAALAGLMLGLV, from the coding sequence ATGGAACGCCTGATTGGTCTGCTGGGGATCGCTGCATTGCTGGCGATCGCCATCGCTTTTTCGTCGAACCGCCGCTGGATCCGGCTGCGCGTCGTCATTCCCGCCTTTCTGCTGCAAGCAGGCTTCGCGCTGCTCGTGATCGGAACGCCATGGGGCCGCGCGGTCGTTCAAGCGATGTCGAACGGCGTCTCGAACCTGCTCGGCTATGCGAAGGCAGGAACCGATTTCATCTTCGGCCCCCTCGCCTCGCCCGAAATGGGCGCAAACAGCTTCGCGATCGCGGCGCTGCCGGTCATCATCTTTTTCGCTTCGCTGATCTCGATCCTTTATTATCTCGGCATCATGCAGCTGGTGATCAAATGGGTCGGCGGCGCGATCCAGAAGGTCACCGGCATCACCAAGGTCGAAAGTCTTGGTGCCGCGGCGAACATCTTCGTCGGTCAGTCCGAATCGCCGCTCGTCATCCGTCCCTATCTTGCGAGCCTGACACCCTCGCAGCTTTTCACCGTGATGACGGTCGGGATGGCGGGGGTCGCAGGAACCATTCTCGGCGCCTATGCAAGCATGATCGGCGAGCAGCTCCTTCCCTATCTGCTGGCGGCGAGCTTCATGTCGGCCCCGGGCGGCATCCTGATGGCGAAGATCATGATGCCCGACGATCCCAAGGACCTCGGCATCGAGCCCGTGATCTTGCCCGAGGCGAGCCATGATGAAGAAACGCCCGCGAACATCATCATGGCCGCGGCGCAGGGGGCCCAGGCCGGCGTCAAGCTGGCTGTCGCGGTCGGCGCGATGGTGCTTGCCTTTGTCGCTCTCGTCGCGCTTGCCAACGGTTTGCTCGGCGGAATCGGGGGGTGGTTCGGATATCCCGATCTGTCGTTCCAGGCGATCATCGGCGCCATCTTTCGCCCGGTGATGTGGCTGATGGGTGTGCCATGGGACGAAAGCGCCGTCGTGGGCGGGCTGTTCGGGACCAAGGTCGTGCTCAACGAGTTCGTGGCCTTCATCGACCTCGGCAAGGTCCAGGGCGACCTTTCGGCCATCTCGGTTGCCATTGCGACCTTTGCGCTGTGCGGCTTTGCCAATTTCAGCTCGATCGCAATCCAGATGGCCGTGACCGGAGGGCTTGCGCCCAACCAGCGCCCAATGATCGCGCGGCTGGGTCTCAAGGCGCTGCTCGCGGGGAGTCTATCGAACCTGATGTCGGCTGCGCTCGCCGGGTTGATGCTAGGGCTGGTCTAG
- the argB gene encoding acetylglutamate kinase, with the protein MTSPADPSKMPDLLAKAETLVEALPYLQRYAGETFVIKYGGHAMGDPEAQRDFAEDVVLLKAVGINPVVVHGGGPQIGAMLKQLGIESTFVGGLRVTDAATAEVAEMVLAGKINKEIVGWIAGLGGRAVGISGKDANLVLAEKVRRSEPDPNSGIERHVDLGFVGEPVSVDPTILTNLASDHFIPVVAPVALGADGATYNINADTMAGAIAGALGAKRFFLLTDVAGVLDKSGTLLTDLDRMGIDALKKDGTITGGMIPKVDTCLSAVDTGVEAAVILDGRIPHAMLLEIFTARGAGTLIHR; encoded by the coding sequence ATGACGTCTCCCGCCGATCCCTCGAAAATGCCCGATCTTCTCGCCAAGGCCGAAACGCTCGTCGAGGCGCTGCCCTATCTGCAGCGCTATGCCGGCGAGACCTTCGTGATCAAATATGGCGGCCATGCGATGGGCGATCCGGAGGCGCAGCGCGATTTCGCCGAGGACGTCGTGCTGCTCAAGGCCGTCGGGATCAACCCGGTGGTTGTTCACGGCGGCGGGCCGCAGATCGGCGCGATGCTCAAGCAACTCGGGATCGAGTCGACCTTCGTCGGCGGGCTTCGCGTCACCGATGCCGCGACGGCCGAGGTCGCCGAAATGGTTCTTGCCGGCAAGATCAACAAGGAGATCGTCGGATGGATCGCGGGGCTCGGCGGGCGCGCCGTTGGCATTTCGGGCAAGGATGCGAATCTGGTCCTCGCCGAGAAAGTCCGGCGGAGCGAGCCTGACCCCAATTCGGGGATCGAGCGCCATGTCGACCTCGGCTTCGTCGGCGAACCGGTGAGCGTCGATCCGACGATCCTGACCAATCTTGCCAGCGACCATTTCATCCCGGTCGTCGCGCCGGTCGCGCTCGGAGCCGATGGCGCAACCTATAATATCAACGCCGATACCATGGCGGGGGCGATTGCCGGCGCGCTTGGCGCCAAGCGCTTCTTCCTGCTTACCGATGTCGCCGGGGTGCTCGACAAGTCGGGGACGCTGCTCACCGATCTCGACCGCATGGGGATCGACGCGCTGAAGAAGGACGGGACGATCACCGGCGGCATGATTCCAAAGGTCGATACCTGTCTGTCTGCGGTCGACACCGGGGTCGAGGCGGCGGTCATCCTTGACGGGCGGATCCCGCACGCGATGCTGCTTGAAATTT
- a CDS encoding ATP-grasp fold amidoligase family protein, with the protein MSAGASAVDRLRAHILYAARHRRRLNLASPRRFTEWVQWRKLFDHDPRQPRLQDKVAVKFHVAELLGPDWITPTLWHGTVLPDRPLWQPPFVLKARHGCNQNRYVRDVSADWSEIRRAATRWMRHGYGGWLGEWLYREIPRGLLVEPFVGEDRRLPIDYKIYVFGGYPAAVQVHRNRETGHSWALFTPDWRRLAAPDGLPDPAPPRSLARMIAAAALLGEGFDFIRVDFYEVAGAPRFGEISFYPGSGLDPFRPDAIDLWLGELWRAAREGRGAGASAAGDWLDRAARRADPLDQP; encoded by the coding sequence GGCACCGGCGGCGGCTCAATCTTGCGAGCCCGCGGCGCTTCACCGAGTGGGTGCAGTGGCGCAAGCTCTTCGATCATGACCCGCGTCAGCCCCGGCTTCAGGACAAGGTCGCAGTCAAGTTTCATGTCGCCGAACTGCTCGGCCCCGACTGGATAACACCGACGCTATGGCACGGTACGGTCTTGCCCGACCGACCGCTGTGGCAGCCCCCCTTCGTGCTCAAGGCGCGCCACGGGTGCAACCAGAACCGCTATGTACGCGACGTCTCGGCCGACTGGTCGGAAATCCGGCGCGCTGCCACGCGCTGGATGCGCCATGGCTATGGCGGCTGGTTGGGAGAATGGCTCTACCGTGAAATTCCGCGCGGCCTGCTCGTCGAACCCTTTGTCGGCGAGGATCGCCGGCTACCGATCGATTACAAGATCTACGTTTTCGGGGGCTATCCCGCCGCGGTTCAGGTGCATCGCAATCGCGAGACGGGGCACAGCTGGGCGCTGTTCACTCCTGACTGGAGGCGGCTTGCGGCGCCCGACGGCCTGCCCGATCCGGCGCCGCCCCGGAGCCTCGCGCGCATGATCGCAGCGGCGGCATTGCTCGGCGAAGGTTTCGATTTCATTCGCGTCGATTTCTACGAGGTCGCCGGAGCGCCCCGCTTCGGCGAGATCAGCTTCTACCCGGGGTCGGGGCTCGACCCCTTCCGACCCGACGCAATCGACCTCTGGCTTGGCGAGCTGTGGCGCGCGGCGCGCGAAGGTCGGGGGGCGGGCGCATCGGCGGCGGGTGACTGGCTCGATCGCGCCGCGCGCCGCGCCGATCCGCTAGACCAGCCCTAG